Proteins from one Mycobacterium adipatum genomic window:
- a CDS encoding DeoR/GlpR family DNA-binding transcription regulator, which produces MSIKRTDRMREVLALLRERGELASRALCLELQVSPATLRRDLGVLEEQGLLVRTHGGARALDSTGSEIPVRLRDHRTIAVKRRIAQRAAALVPAGPQAVALTGGVTTGEVARSLKGRPKMTIVTNSLTIAADCAVDVQMKVIATGGLVRPNSLEAVGPMSEHAFQVITVGTAILGADGMSAEVGATTFDEAEARTAIAMAANAQQVVVAVDGSKIGRVTFAKMVAPSQIHHLVTDSTADPRQLKAIAATGVRVHVVHIGDD; this is translated from the coding sequence ATGTCGATCAAGCGGACGGACCGCATGCGCGAGGTGCTCGCGCTGTTGCGGGAGCGCGGTGAGCTCGCCTCGCGCGCATTGTGTCTGGAGTTGCAGGTGTCCCCGGCGACATTGCGACGTGATCTCGGTGTGCTTGAGGAGCAAGGACTTCTGGTCCGAACGCACGGCGGGGCGCGCGCGCTCGATTCGACCGGGAGCGAGATCCCGGTGCGCTTGCGCGATCACCGCACCATCGCGGTCAAGCGGCGGATCGCCCAGCGGGCGGCCGCACTGGTACCGGCCGGCCCGCAGGCGGTCGCCTTGACCGGTGGTGTCACCACCGGGGAGGTGGCCCGCTCACTCAAGGGCCGGCCGAAGATGACGATCGTGACCAATTCGCTGACCATTGCCGCCGATTGCGCCGTCGACGTGCAGATGAAGGTGATCGCGACCGGTGGTCTGGTCCGCCCGAACTCGCTGGAGGCAGTAGGACCCATGTCCGAGCATGCCTTCCAGGTGATCACCGTCGGCACGGCCATCCTCGGTGCCGACGGCATGTCGGCGGAAGTTGGCGCGACGACCTTCGACGAGGCCGAGGCGCGTACCGCCATCGCCATGGCCGCCAATGCCCAGCAAGTGGTGGTCGCCGTGGACGGGTCGAAAATCGGCCGGGTGACGTTCGCGAAGATGGTCGCGCCCAGTCAGATACACCATCTGGTCACCGATTCGACCGCAGACCCGCGTCAGCTCAAGGCGATCGCGGCCACGGGTGTCCGCGTCCATGTCGTCCACATCGGCGACGATTGA
- the melA gene encoding alpha-galactosidase, translating to MKPTIAIVGAGSAVFTRELLGDILSFPELRSVRVVLHDIDAERLQTAEAIAHATARAAGADPDVIAVADRRRALEGADYVINVIQVGMHDATVRDFEIPARYGVNQTIGDTIGIGGIFRGLRTFPVLAQIAEDMAQVCPDAWLLNYTNPMAMNISYLGAIAPALKVLGLCHSVYWTMDGLCDLIDVPLDEVSWWSAGVNHQAWVLRWERSGQDLYPLLDARIAADPELRRRVRVDMYRRLGYYPTETSEHSSEYVPWYLRHPGEVDRLRLDIGEYVGISQQNMVDYASVRAELQNAETLEIDTSSTEYAPQLIHALETGTTRVISANVINDGLITNLPNGVAVEVPTVIDALGAHPMQVGDLPAQCAALNRSFLGPVELTVRAALDGDPRLVRAAAMVDPNTAATLTVDQIWHLCDELVAAHGSLLPEPLRAALPL from the coding sequence TTGAAACCCACGATCGCCATCGTCGGCGCGGGCAGTGCCGTCTTCACCCGTGAGTTGCTCGGTGACATCCTGTCGTTTCCCGAACTTCGGTCGGTGCGGGTGGTGTTGCACGACATCGACGCCGAAAGGCTGCAGACGGCCGAAGCGATCGCACATGCCACCGCCCGCGCGGCCGGTGCCGACCCGGACGTGATCGCGGTCGCCGACCGGCGCAGGGCTCTCGAGGGCGCCGACTATGTCATCAACGTGATCCAGGTCGGAATGCACGACGCGACCGTCCGGGACTTCGAGATCCCGGCCCGGTACGGCGTCAACCAGACCATCGGCGACACCATCGGTATCGGCGGTATCTTCCGCGGTTTGCGCACCTTCCCGGTGCTGGCCCAGATCGCCGAGGACATGGCGCAGGTCTGCCCGGATGCCTGGCTGCTCAACTACACCAACCCGATGGCGATGAACATCAGCTATCTCGGTGCGATCGCGCCGGCACTCAAGGTGCTCGGTCTGTGTCACTCCGTGTACTGGACGATGGATGGACTGTGCGACCTGATCGACGTTCCGCTCGACGAGGTGTCGTGGTGGTCGGCCGGAGTCAACCATCAGGCGTGGGTGCTGCGCTGGGAACGATCCGGGCAGGATCTCTATCCGCTGCTGGACGCCCGGATCGCCGCGGACCCCGAACTGCGCAGGCGGGTCCGCGTCGACATGTACCGACGGCTGGGCTACTACCCGACCGAAACCAGCGAGCACTCAAGCGAATACGTACCGTGGTACCTGCGCCACCCCGGCGAGGTCGACCGGCTCCGGCTCGATATCGGCGAGTACGTCGGGATCAGCCAGCAGAACATGGTCGACTACGCCAGCGTGCGTGCCGAACTTCAGAACGCCGAAACCCTGGAGATCGATACCAGTTCCACCGAGTACGCGCCGCAGCTCATCCATGCACTGGAGACCGGAACCACCCGGGTGATCTCCGCCAACGTCATCAACGACGGGTTGATCACGAACCTACCCAACGGGGTGGCCGTCGAGGTGCCCACGGTCATCGACGCACTCGGCGCCCATCCCATGCAGGTCGGTGATCTTCCGGCACAGTGCGCCGCGCTGAACCGGTCCTTCCTGGGGCCGGTCGAGCTCACGGTCCGCGCGGCGCTCGACGGCGACCCGCGCCTGGTCCGGGCGGCGGCGATGGTCGACCCCAACACCGCGGCAACGCTGACGGTCGACCAAATCTGGCACCTGTGCGACGAATTGGTCGCCGCCCACGGATCCCTGTTACCCGAACCGCTGCGCGCAGCGCTGCCCCTGTGA
- a CDS encoding ABC transporter substrate-binding protein: MIRSCFSVVLAAVLAVLLAACGGGGGGDGAGGKTEVVVWHGYADAQGENFTALIDQYNREHPDVNVTQLVTNSDLVLQKVLTAVRGGTPPDVAYMFGSWSPNIAEIPQVVDMKDHVSQTGWDWDDFYPAERAAATVGDKVIGVPALVDNLAIVYNKTLFADAGVAPPTREWTWDDFRSAAAKLTDPAEGRYGFAIPADASEDTVWHYLPMLWEAGGDILNSDNTKAVFNSEAGARSLTTLQQMAVTDKSLYLDTTNSNGSKLMNSGKVAMMVTGPWDLSTFTDIDYGVQILPTYAGSDGGHQTISGPDNWVTFDNGDARRQAAVDFVKWITAPEQVKTTSLATGDLPTRSSVGHDRAFVDELDKKMPGTGVFVENLANVQKARPTVEQYPAISEALGQAVVSVMLGESEPAQALDAAAATADAALAEK, encoded by the coding sequence ATGATTCGTTCGTGTTTCAGTGTGGTGCTGGCTGCCGTGCTCGCCGTCCTGTTGGCCGCCTGCGGCGGCGGTGGGGGTGGCGACGGCGCCGGCGGTAAGACCGAGGTCGTGGTGTGGCACGGCTACGCCGACGCTCAGGGCGAGAACTTCACCGCCCTGATCGACCAGTACAACCGGGAGCATCCCGACGTCAACGTGACCCAGCTGGTCACCAACAGCGATCTGGTACTGCAGAAGGTCCTGACCGCGGTGCGGGGCGGCACCCCGCCCGACGTCGCGTACATGTTCGGTTCCTGGTCGCCGAACATCGCCGAGATACCCCAGGTCGTCGATATGAAAGACCATGTGTCGCAGACGGGCTGGGACTGGGATGACTTCTATCCGGCCGAGCGGGCGGCCGCGACCGTCGGCGACAAGGTGATCGGGGTGCCCGCACTCGTCGATAACCTGGCGATCGTGTACAACAAGACGCTGTTCGCCGACGCCGGTGTCGCACCGCCCACCCGCGAGTGGACGTGGGACGACTTCCGTTCGGCGGCAGCGAAATTGACCGACCCGGCCGAGGGTCGGTACGGCTTCGCGATCCCGGCCGACGCCAGCGAGGACACCGTGTGGCACTACCTGCCGATGCTCTGGGAGGCCGGCGGTGACATCCTCAACTCCGATAACACCAAGGCGGTGTTCAACTCCGAGGCCGGGGCGCGATCGCTGACCACATTGCAGCAGATGGCGGTCACCGACAAGTCGCTCTACCTCGACACCACGAACAGCAACGGCAGCAAGCTGATGAACAGCGGCAAGGTCGCCATGATGGTCACCGGGCCGTGGGATCTGAGCACCTTCACCGATATCGACTACGGCGTCCAGATCCTGCCGACCTACGCCGGGTCGGACGGGGGCCACCAGACGATCTCCGGGCCGGACAACTGGGTGACCTTCGACAACGGTGACGCACGCAGGCAGGCCGCCGTCGACTTCGTCAAGTGGATCACCGCGCCCGAGCAGGTGAAGACGACCTCGCTGGCCACCGGCGACCTGCCCACCCGCAGTTCGGTCGGCCACGACCGGGCGTTCGTCGACGAACTCGACAAGAAGATGCCCGGCACCGGGGTCTTCGTGGAGAACCTGGCCAACGTGCAGAAGGCCCGGCCCACGGTCGAGCAGTACCCGGCGATCTCCGAGGCGCTCGGTCAGGCGGTGGTCTCGGTGATGCTCGGAGAATCCGAACCGGCCCAGGCCCTAGACGCCGCGGCCGCGACCGCCGACGCCGCGCTCGCCGAGAAGTAG
- a CDS encoding carbohydrate ABC transporter permease: MAAGPDTVAHRSVRKRFLSADNAAGWTLVSPGAILIVLFGVLPVVMSLKLSFQQSDLLSPKTPWVGTDNYERLFDDPQFVDAIKNTIVYTVLYVPGTMVVGLLVAAALNRSIRFISVYRTAAYVTMAVSTISQGIIFLWLTDRDYGLVNAALGVVGIAPQPFLSSPSQALLVIVAMTIWGWTGFTVIVYLAALQGVPAELHEAAAIDGASAFTRFRTITVPLLGPANLFLLIWLTINALQLFDEVYQTTRGGPLKATTVIVYYLWNRAFVQFDAGYAAAMAYTLFAVIVVITALQFRLARRHVHYS; this comes from the coding sequence ATGGCAGCCGGGCCTGACACGGTCGCGCACCGCTCGGTGCGGAAGCGCTTTCTGAGCGCCGACAACGCGGCCGGCTGGACGCTGGTGAGCCCGGGCGCCATCCTGATCGTCCTGTTCGGAGTGCTGCCGGTGGTGATGTCGCTCAAACTGTCCTTCCAGCAGTCAGACCTGCTGTCGCCGAAGACGCCGTGGGTGGGTACCGACAACTACGAGCGGCTGTTCGACGACCCGCAGTTCGTCGACGCGATCAAGAACACCATCGTCTACACCGTGCTGTACGTACCCGGCACGATGGTGGTGGGTCTGCTGGTGGCTGCGGCGTTGAACCGGTCGATCAGGTTCATCTCGGTGTACCGGACCGCGGCCTACGTCACCATGGCGGTATCGACGATCTCCCAGGGCATCATCTTCCTCTGGCTGACCGACCGCGACTACGGTCTGGTGAACGCGGCGCTCGGAGTCGTGGGCATCGCACCGCAGCCCTTCCTGTCTTCACCCTCACAGGCGCTGCTGGTCATCGTCGCGATGACCATCTGGGGCTGGACAGGTTTCACGGTGATCGTGTATTTGGCGGCGCTGCAGGGTGTTCCGGCTGAGCTGCACGAGGCCGCCGCGATCGACGGGGCCAGCGCCTTCACGCGGTTCCGGACCATCACGGTGCCGCTGCTGGGCCCGGCGAACCTGTTCCTGCTGATCTGGCTGACCATCAATGCCCTGCAACTGTTCGACGAGGTGTACCAGACCACCAGGGGCGGGCCACTCAAGGCCACCACGGTGATCGTGTACTACCTGTGGAACCGGGCGTTCGTGCAATTCGACGCCGGCTACGCCGCGGCGATGGCCTACACGCTGTTCGCGGTCATCGTGGTGATCACCGCGCTGCAGTTCCGGCTCGCCCGACGACACGTGCACTACTCATGA
- a CDS encoding carbohydrate ABC transporter permease has translation MTHTAIPAVSTASGDPQPTHTAAAPVRRRVRLPFSPWHLVLIPTSFLLVVPLLWMLVTSLQTPGEANKFPPDLVPEHPRWQNYPDAWDAAPFGHFFLNSLTVTTVVLISNLLVCSLAGYAFARIRFLGRGALFVVLMATLMVPFQVTMIPVFLIVKWFGDHIWEGLGIDHIGALMLPNLATAFGIFFLRQFFQTVPVELEEAARVDGTSRIGVMFKIILPLSMPALSTLAALTVLTSWNDFLWPLIVITSTDTMTVPLGMSYFQGAHTTQWPLLMAANVMSLLPMLLVFMVAQRYFVQSVASTGLKG, from the coding sequence ATGACCCACACCGCAATTCCGGCCGTCAGCACCGCGTCCGGCGACCCGCAGCCGACCCACACCGCCGCCGCACCCGTGCGCCGCCGAGTCCGGCTGCCGTTCAGCCCGTGGCATCTCGTGTTGATCCCGACGTCGTTTCTGCTCGTCGTCCCGCTGCTGTGGATGCTGGTCACCTCGCTACAGACCCCCGGCGAAGCCAACAAGTTCCCGCCCGATCTGGTGCCTGAGCATCCGCGCTGGCAGAACTATCCCGATGCCTGGGATGCCGCTCCGTTCGGGCATTTCTTCCTCAACAGCCTGACCGTCACCACGGTCGTGCTGATCAGCAATCTGTTGGTGTGCAGCCTGGCCGGCTACGCCTTCGCGCGGATCCGCTTCCTCGGTCGCGGCGCCTTGTTCGTCGTGCTGATGGCCACCCTGATGGTTCCGTTCCAGGTGACGATGATCCCGGTGTTCCTGATCGTCAAATGGTTCGGCGACCATATCTGGGAGGGCTTGGGTATCGACCACATCGGTGCGCTGATGCTGCCCAACTTGGCGACCGCATTCGGAATCTTCTTCCTGCGCCAGTTCTTTCAGACCGTGCCGGTGGAGCTGGAGGAGGCGGCCCGGGTGGACGGCACATCGCGGATCGGGGTGATGTTCAAGATCATCCTGCCGCTGTCGATGCCCGCACTGTCGACGTTGGCCGCACTCACGGTGCTGACGTCGTGGAATGACTTTCTGTGGCCACTGATCGTCATCACCTCGACCGACACCATGACCGTTCCGCTCGGGATGAGCTATTTCCAGGGCGCGCACACCACCCAGTGGCCGCTGTTGATGGCGGCCAATGTGATGAGCCTGTTGCCGATGCTGCTGGTGTTCATGGTGGCCCAGCGCTACTTCGTGCAGTCGGTGGCCAGCACCGGGTTGAAGGGATGA
- a CDS encoding ABC transporter ATP-binding protein produces MAEVEFRDVTRSYEGGVAALKGLNLTIGDGEFLILVGPSGCGKSTALRLLAGLDEPTSGEIRIGGQSVNGVPPGRRDIAMVFQNYALYPHMTVYRNLAYGLRQRRTPKAETDRRVRETAELLQITELLNRKPGQLSGGQRQRVAMGRALVRQPRAFLLDEPLSNLDAKLRNQVRGDLKRLHREVPVTSIYVTHDQVEAMTLGDRLCVMSAGEVQQIGTTDDIYNRPANTFVAAFMGSPPMNLIPGMVRDGVLHIGDVAVSIPVALPTGPVTVGARPEHLQLAGGDIEGALPARVDFVEPLGSHALVTALVNAPTVGAPPTVGEHRVIVHAPAGTDLASGAHIGIMLPRRRTYFFDAESGKAIPERPSARSNGAAVTDTRVNS; encoded by the coding sequence GTGGCAGAAGTAGAGTTCCGCGACGTCACCCGCAGCTACGAAGGCGGCGTGGCCGCGCTCAAGGGGCTCAACCTGACGATCGGCGACGGGGAGTTCCTCATCCTGGTCGGGCCGTCGGGCTGCGGCAAGAGCACCGCACTGCGCCTGCTGGCGGGTCTGGACGAGCCGACCTCCGGCGAGATCCGGATCGGCGGCCAATCGGTCAACGGAGTGCCGCCGGGCCGCCGCGATATCGCGATGGTGTTCCAGAACTACGCGCTGTACCCCCACATGACGGTGTACCGCAACCTGGCCTACGGGCTACGGCAGCGCCGTACCCCGAAAGCGGAGACCGATCGGCGGGTGCGTGAGACCGCCGAGCTGCTGCAGATCACCGAACTGCTCAACCGTAAGCCCGGCCAACTATCGGGTGGGCAACGCCAGCGGGTCGCCATGGGGCGCGCGCTGGTGCGTCAACCGCGGGCGTTCCTGCTCGACGAACCGTTGTCGAACCTGGATGCGAAACTGCGCAACCAGGTGCGCGGCGACCTCAAGCGACTGCACCGGGAGGTGCCGGTCACCTCCATCTACGTCACGCACGACCAGGTGGAAGCGATGACCCTCGGCGACCGGCTGTGCGTGATGTCGGCCGGGGAGGTGCAACAGATCGGCACCACCGACGACATCTACAACCGGCCGGCCAACACATTCGTGGCGGCATTCATGGGCAGTCCGCCGATGAACCTGATCCCCGGCATGGTCCGAGACGGTGTGCTGCACATCGGCGATGTCGCGGTGAGCATCCCGGTGGCGCTGCCGACCGGTCCGGTGACCGTCGGGGCTCGGCCGGAACACCTGCAACTGGCCGGCGGTGACATCGAGGGTGCGTTGCCCGCACGGGTGGACTTCGTCGAACCGCTGGGCAGTCATGCCCTGGTCACGGCTCTGGTGAACGCGCCCACCGTGGGCGCCCCGCCGACGGTGGGCGAGCACCGGGTCATCGTGCACGCACCGGCGGGAACGGACTTGGCCTCGGGCGCACACATCGGCATCATGCTGCCGCGCCGGCGCACCTACTTCTTCGACGCAGAGTCTGGAAAGGCAATCCCCGAGCGTCCGTCGGCACGGTCGAACGGCGCGGCGGTCACCGACACCCGAGTGAACTCGTGA
- a CDS encoding ComEA family DNA-binding protein, whose protein sequence is MDTESPAQRLTRRIGTDRDAITEAPEEESDTVLARWLPEHDSRSAPDWLATLRADPGRAGVIALLGVGIIAVLVTVFTVVRDSPAPVSAANLPAVQMVSGAPSAPAGATPGPPDGPVVVSVVGLVNTPGLVTLAVGDRIADALEAAGGAVDGADLVGLNLARPVVDGEQIIVGLAAPPGSPSPMGSSVSSATPPGQPSAVQGTDATGTPAGPVDLNTATAEQLDALPGVGPVTAAAIIAWRAANGQFTSVEQLSEVDGIGPARLDKLRDLVDV, encoded by the coding sequence ATGGACACCGAATCGCCCGCGCAGCGCCTGACGCGTCGCATCGGGACCGATCGTGACGCGATAACCGAAGCGCCAGAGGAAGAATCGGATACCGTACTGGCCCGGTGGCTGCCCGAGCACGACAGCCGCTCCGCGCCGGACTGGCTCGCTACGCTGCGAGCAGACCCGGGCCGGGCCGGCGTCATCGCGCTGCTCGGGGTGGGGATCATCGCCGTGCTGGTGACGGTCTTCACCGTGGTCCGGGATTCCCCAGCGCCGGTTTCGGCGGCGAATCTCCCCGCCGTGCAGATGGTTTCCGGCGCTCCCAGCGCCCCAGCCGGCGCCACCCCCGGGCCACCGGACGGGCCCGTGGTGGTCAGCGTCGTCGGCCTGGTCAACACACCCGGGTTGGTGACCCTGGCGGTGGGGGACCGGATCGCCGACGCGCTGGAGGCGGCCGGCGGCGCGGTGGATGGCGCCGACCTGGTCGGGTTGAACCTGGCTCGGCCGGTGGTCGACGGCGAACAGATCATTGTCGGGCTGGCCGCACCGCCGGGATCGCCGTCACCGATGGGCAGTTCGGTGAGTTCGGCCACCCCACCCGGGCAACCATCGGCGGTGCAGGGGACGGACGCAACGGGCACACCGGCGGGACCGGTGGACCTGAACACCGCGACCGCCGAACAGCTCGACGCGTTGCCCGGGGTCGGCCCGGTTACCGCCGCGGCGATCATCGCGTGGCGTGCGGCCAACGGCCAGTTCACCAGCGTCGAGCAGTTGAGCGAGGTGGACGGTATCGGTCCGGCGCGACTGGACAAGCTGCGTGACCTGGTCGATGTGTGA
- a CDS encoding ComEC/Rec2 family competence protein yields the protein MNAEERQVDIRLVPAAMASWLVTAAGILWSPWVVAAAVAGCTAAAAMAGRWCAGRGIRLGSAGVAAVAVIGTAFGLAIAMRAHDARHHPIIARHGSTAIVGVVATESPRSLGQGRIMFRAGLRDLDGAAMSGMVLVFAPVADFAELSVGRPATFRARIGRPLRPDLSVAVLTAIGEPTLGAVPAVRRLSGQIRTGFAEAAREVLPADQSAMLPALVLGDMSAVTATTADDFRIAGLTHLTAVSGANVTIVCGAALLSAAVVGPRWAAMLALAVLIAFVIVVEPSASVLRAAVMGAIALLAVLTHRRRQAIPVLSASVVALMTVAPQLAVDAGFALSVVATAALVVIAPGWTARLVERGWPKPVAAAVSIALAAQLVTAPLIAGISGRFGMLAVLANLLVAGVIAPITVIGTAAAALSAFLPAAAGILIRFTGPELWWVLTVADGIAAVPGASIAIPSGTAGMALVAAVTVGLIWSWRRPWGRRVCAGAACCLLAWTLSGIVGAT from the coding sequence GTGAATGCCGAAGAGCGCCAGGTCGATATCCGCCTGGTGCCGGCGGCGATGGCCAGCTGGTTGGTGACCGCCGCCGGGATCCTCTGGTCACCGTGGGTAGTGGCCGCGGCCGTCGCCGGGTGCACGGCGGCGGCCGCGATGGCGGGACGATGGTGTGCCGGTCGCGGGATCCGGCTCGGATCGGCGGGTGTGGCCGCGGTCGCGGTGATCGGTACGGCGTTCGGCCTGGCGATCGCAATGCGCGCACACGACGCCCGACACCATCCGATCATCGCGCGGCACGGCAGCACCGCCATCGTCGGCGTGGTGGCGACCGAGTCTCCGCGGTCATTGGGACAGGGGCGCATCATGTTCCGGGCCGGGCTGCGCGACCTGGATGGCGCCGCAATGTCCGGCATGGTGCTGGTCTTCGCGCCGGTGGCCGACTTCGCCGAACTGAGCGTGGGCCGCCCGGCCACCTTTCGGGCGCGCATCGGGCGTCCCTTGCGTCCCGATCTGAGCGTCGCCGTGCTCACCGCGATCGGTGAACCGACGCTCGGTGCCGTCCCGGCGGTGCGCCGGCTGTCCGGGCAGATTCGCACCGGCTTCGCGGAGGCCGCGCGGGAGGTGTTGCCCGCCGATCAGTCCGCGATGCTGCCCGCGTTGGTGCTCGGCGATATGTCGGCGGTCACGGCGACGACGGCGGACGATTTCAGGATCGCCGGCCTGACTCATCTCACCGCCGTCTCGGGTGCCAATGTCACCATCGTGTGCGGCGCCGCACTGTTGTCCGCGGCGGTGGTGGGGCCGCGGTGGGCGGCGATGCTCGCCCTGGCGGTGCTGATCGCGTTCGTCATCGTGGTGGAGCCGTCGGCGAGCGTGCTGCGCGCCGCGGTGATGGGCGCAATCGCACTGCTGGCGGTGCTGACACACCGTCGCCGGCAGGCGATCCCGGTGCTCTCGGCGAGTGTCGTCGCCCTGATGACGGTGGCACCGCAATTGGCCGTCGATGCCGGGTTCGCGTTGTCGGTGGTCGCGACCGCGGCGCTGGTGGTGATCGCACCGGGCTGGACGGCCCGGCTGGTGGAACGCGGCTGGCCCAAACCGGTGGCCGCCGCGGTGAGCATTGCGCTGGCCGCCCAGCTTGTCACCGCCCCGCTGATCGCCGGGATCTCGGGGCGATTCGGGATGCTTGCCGTGCTGGCCAACCTGCTCGTCGCCGGTGTCATCGCGCCGATCACGGTGATCGGCACCGCCGCGGCGGCGCTGTCGGCGTTCCTGCCGGCAGCGGCCGGGATCCTGATCCGGTTCACCGGGCCGGAACTGTGGTGGGTGCTGACGGTGGCGGACGGTATCGCGGCGGTGCCCGGCGCCTCGATCGCGATCCCGTCCGGCACCGCCGGCATGGCGCTCGTCGCGGCGGTGACGGTCGGGCTGATCTGGAGTTGGCGCCGGCCGTGGGGCCGCAGGGTGTGCGCCGGCGCTGCCTGTTGTCTGTTGGCCTGGACCCTGTCCGGCATTGTCGGCGCGACGTGA
- the holA gene encoding DNA polymerase III subunit delta has translation MHLVLGDEELLVERAVAGVLKAARKKAGSVDVPVDRLRAGEVSTSELAELLSPSLFADERVVVLEAAGEAGKDAAALIVSSAADLPPGTQLVVVHSGGGRAKAMADQLKKLGAQVHACAKIAKAGERADFVRREFRALKVKVDDDTVSAILDAVGSDIRELAAVCSQLVADTDGTVDAAAVRQYHQGKAEVKGFDIADKAVLGDVPGAAEALRWAMLSGEPHVVLADALAEAVHTIARVGPLQGDPYRLAGELGMPPWRVQKAQKQSRRWSRDRVAEALRVVASLNADVKGAAADADYALEAAVRKVAELATDG, from the coding sequence TTGCACCTGGTCCTCGGCGATGAGGAACTGCTTGTCGAGCGTGCGGTGGCCGGTGTGCTCAAGGCCGCACGCAAGAAGGCCGGATCGGTCGATGTCCCGGTGGACCGGTTGCGCGCCGGCGAGGTCAGCACCAGCGAACTCGCCGAGCTGTTGAGCCCGTCGCTGTTCGCCGATGAGCGCGTCGTCGTGCTGGAAGCCGCCGGTGAGGCCGGCAAGGATGCCGCCGCCCTCATCGTCAGTTCGGCGGCGGACCTGCCGCCGGGAACGCAGCTGGTGGTGGTGCATTCCGGCGGGGGGCGCGCCAAGGCGATGGCCGATCAGCTCAAGAAGCTCGGCGCGCAGGTGCACGCCTGCGCGAAGATCGCCAAGGCGGGTGAGCGGGCGGACTTCGTGCGTCGCGAGTTCCGGGCGTTGAAGGTCAAGGTGGACGATGACACCGTTTCCGCCATCCTCGACGCGGTCGGGTCCGACATCCGCGAATTGGCGGCGGTGTGCTCGCAGCTCGTTGCCGACACCGACGGCACCGTCGACGCCGCCGCGGTGCGCCAGTACCACCAGGGCAAGGCCGAGGTGAAGGGGTTCGACATCGCCGACAAGGCCGTCCTCGGTGATGTCCCCGGTGCGGCGGAGGCGTTGCGCTGGGCGATGCTCAGCGGGGAACCGCATGTGGTGCTCGCCGATGCGCTGGCCGAGGCGGTGCACACCATCGCCCGGGTGGGGCCCCTGCAGGGCGACCCATATCGGCTGGCCGGGGAGCTGGGCATGCCGCCGTGGCGGGTACAGAAGGCACAGAAGCAGTCGCGGCGCTGGTCGCGCGATCGGGTGGCCGAAGCGCTGCGGGTGGTGGCGTCGCTGAATGCCGATGTCAAGGGCGCTGCGGCGGATGCGGACTACGCGCTGGAGGCCGCGGTGCGCAAGGTTGCCGAACTCGCCACCGACGGGTGA
- the rpsT gene encoding 30S ribosomal protein S20: MANIKSQEKRIKTNERRRLRNQSVKSSLRTAVRGLREAIDAGEKDKAGELLVVTNRKLDKAASAGVIHKNQAANKKSALTLAVNKL; this comes from the coding sequence GTGGCCAACATCAAGTCGCAGGAAAAGCGCATCAAGACCAACGAGCGCCGTCGACTGCGCAACCAGTCCGTCAAGTCGTCGCTGCGGACGGCTGTGCGCGGGCTGCGCGAGGCCATCGACGCCGGTGAGAAGGACAAGGCCGGCGAACTGCTGGTCGTCACCAACCGCAAGCTGGACAAGGCTGCCAGCGCCGGCGTCATCCACAAGAACCAGGCCGCGAACAAGAAGTCCGCACTGACGCTCGCCGTCAACAAGCTCTGA